The stretch of DNA TGCTGGCCGGCATCATGGTGCGTCCGGCCGTGGTGAAAGAAACGGCCACATTGCCGAGTTCCAGATTTGAACGGAATTCGGTGTCGAAACGATACGGCACCCTGATCTCACGCAGCAACGTGGAAAGCGCCTGGCGATAGACCCATTCGCCACGGCCGGCAGAAGCGGAAGTCCTTGCGGAGGAAACGCCGTGGCCGGCAGCGTCGGTGCTTGCGATATCGGCTGCAATACGGTCTGCGGTCTGACCTGCTATCCCGATCATTCGGGTCAACGAGGCTGAACTCGGCTCACGCAGTTCGACACCCTGACTAGGCAAAGGCTTCAACGCCATCAGAGCAGGATTAGCGAGTAACGCATGGTCGATCTGGGCAGCCTGCGCACGCGTGACCGTATCTTCGATGGGCGATGCCCCGGTATGAGCATTATGTTCAAGCCAAACGCTGACCGCGGAAAAGCGGTTGAGATTGCCTTCGATGTTCAGCGCCTCAAGAGCCGGCGCCAAGTTGAGCGAATCATCCCATGTAAAGAAGTAGGCGCCGGAATAGCTGGAAGTATAAAGATGCAACGGTTCGGCACCATGTACGGCCTCAAGCCCCGCAGACGGCTTCAAGGCCCCGGATTCACGCATCAGATCGGCGAAATAGTCCTCGAGGCCGGAGACGCGCAACCCATGCGTCCTGGCCTCCAGACTGTCACGCACGCTGCGGCGAATCGCGCCGAGCGGCGCTTCCCGGTTGAGCCTGCGGAAGATGTTGCCGGCGCCGAAACCGATAAGCCGGCCGTCCAACTGCGGAAGCATGTAAGTGGCAAAAAAGGCAACGGCCATCGCGTCCCTGTATTCCAGATCGAGGCGCAGGCTTTCCGGAAGACGATACCGCATCTGTTCCAACGTATAGCGGTTGCCTCGCTTAAGCCAGGAGGCGAGCCAGGCCATCTGGCCGAACATATCACGGCCGACGATACCGCCCTGCACCACGTCGATGCCGTGGGCTTTGGCAGTCCGATCTACATCATTCGCCGACATCGTCTCAAAACCGGTATGGCGGACGGCTGCTCGCCTCGAGGATGGTTTGCCGCTCTGGCCGCCTCGCATCCTGCTGTCATTGGAAAGCGAAAAATCACCTTCCTTGCCGAAAACGAGCGCAGGCTCGACATCGTGGGTGTCCATTTGCGGGTCTCCACCCAAAAACACCCGGCCTTTGCCGTCGACCAAAGCGACCTGACAGAATTCATTCGAGGCAAGAAAGACTCCCAGAGCGAAAAAACGCCCGTCAAGCTGCGGCAATTGCGCCCAACCCAGCGAGAGTCCGTCAGGCACATCCGCAAAATCCTCGAAAACATGCCGCTTCACCATCGGTCCCAACGCAACGGCACGGTCGAAAAGTCCCTGCATCATGGCGTTGGTCGTGTTGCCGGCTTTCGAATGAAATGAAGAAGCCGGTGAAGCCGCGCCGACATCGTGGCGCGAAACACCGCTGCCAACCACCGTATTCACACGATGCGCAATATCTCTGGCTCCTTCTACGAGCCTACCGAAACGCGAAGAAGAGGCGAAATCATGCAAATGCTGTGTGAAATTGGACATATCGTCAATTCTTTCAATTCAGCCAGACATAAAGCTTATAGAATAAACGTGTGAACACTTCTTCGAACAGCTTTGCCCACCGCCACAAGACCGCCATATTCGCGCTTCTCGCGGCCGCGATCATACTTCTGCTCGAGTGTTTCGCATTCAACTTGCAGTTCTGGAGCACGCTGGGCGCAAGCCGCGATTCCGTTTCGGCGCTCAATGCGCTCGGTCCGGGGTTGTCCCGGCAGAAAGACGGCACGCTCCTGGTCACCGACCCGACCACGGCGTTCCTAACAACCCAGAGCGATGGAAGTTCACCGTATATCCGCGTCGATCCTGCCGAATCGACATTCCGTTTCACCACGCCATCTGAGGTTCTGGGATTTGCGGACGCCAGCCAAAACACGGAAAACGCGGCGAAGACAACATCGAAGGCTCCGTCGACGGCTTTCCGTCTTCGAGTGGACGCCGCCGGACATTCCTCCCGTGTCCGTTCCGTTTCCACACTCATCTCCAACTCTCGCTATCTTCGCGTCCCTGACTTCAAAGCCTCATCCCGAGCCACGGATATCAAGGTGTGGGTCGACGAACCTGCTGGGACCCGGGTCGATATCGCCGCCGTTCATGCCAACGTGCGCGTTCCGTTCCACGCCAGTTGGGGACGCGTAGCGGCCATGGCCGGCATCGTCGCGCTGATTGCGTTGTGGATGCCCTCTTCAATCCTGTGGCGATGGCGTCTGGACACCTCAAGCGTGCGGCAACGACTTGCCTTCGCCGGTTTCATGTCGGTCATCGCAGCGCTTGCCGTATTTTCGATTGTGCAATCGATTTGGACGGCAAACTCAGCGAACTTCCAAGAGCCCGGCAATTACACCTATGATTTCAACCAGTATGGCCACATGGCGGATGCCTTGCTTCACGGCCGCGCATCATTGGACCTGAGCGTGCCGCAAGCCTTGAAAGACATGGCAAATCCTTATGATCCACAAGCCCGTGAGGCCGTACTGCAAAAAGGAGTCTCGCCGATTTACTGGGATTACTCGTTCTATCGGGGCCGTTGGTATTCGTATTTCGGCGTGTTGCCGGCTCTGTTGATTTTTGCCCCCTACCGTCTGGCGACCTCACTCTTCGTTCCGGGCGGTTCCATGCTCCCTTCGGGCGCGGCTGTGGCGTTTCTGCTCTTTGTCTTCGTGCTCTTCGGCTCCCTGCTGGTTATCCGGCTGCTCAAATTGCTGAATCCCCGGACTTCAGTGGCCACGGTTTCAATGGCCATCACCCTTTTCCTGCTTGGTTCACAGGTCGGTTATCTGGCATTTCGCATGAATTTCTATTCGGTTCCGTTTGCCGCTTCCCTCGCCCTGAGCACGATGGGCCTGTGGTTCTGGTCCGGTTCGACACTGCCTCACTGTCATACATTGACCATTGAGCGGGCGTCGGCCCTGTCGTGGCCACACCTGGCCGCAGGATCATTGTGCATGGCGGCCAATTTTGGCTGCCGTCCTACGTTTGCCTTGGTCGCGCTGTTGGCCTTCCCCATATTCTGGCCACAGATTCGTGCGATATGCACCAGGTCTGCGACCGCAGGAAAAGCGGCGAAGCACAAAACGACGATCGGCGTACTGGTTTCGATATTGCTTCCGGCATTGGTCGTGGTGGTGCCATTGTGCATGTACAATGCGATCCGATTCGGTTCTCCCCTCAATTTCGGGGAACGTTACCAGATCACCGTCGCCGACATGACCCATTACCGCAACTCCCCCGCCAACCTGCTGCCTACGCTCGGCTATTACCTGTTCCTGCCGCTGCGTTTTACGCATGACTTCCCGTTCATTGCCGTCAACCCCACACCGGTGACGTCATGGAGCTACGCGGAACCAGTGGTGGGCGGACTTTTCACACTGTGCCCGGCACTTGCAATCATCGTCTTGCCGCTGGTGCCCAGAGTGAGGAAACGTATCCGCCACAGCGGCCTGCTCCGCCTGGTTGTTGCCGCCTTGCCGCTGGCTTTGCTGCTGCTGTTCGTCGACATTGTCAAAGGCGGTATCGGCTGGCGTTACATGGTCGATTTCGGCTGGCTGGTGGCGATGTCCGCAATCGTGGTGGTCGGAGCCATTCTCGGCGATGCAAGACCTTGCCGGAACAAGGAAAAGACCATGCCGCAGCCACATTCCAATCCAAGAGATGACGAAAAGGCCGCACCGTTACCACAACAGAATTCATATCATCGGTTGGTAAGATCAGGTCTCCGATTCCGGCAACTGACTATGTCCGAGACCCTCAGGCCGGGAATCGATTGGGGCTTAGTAGCCCTGCGCCTTGTCATGCTTCTGCTTACTCTGGCAAGCATTGCGATAGCGTTGCTCACCGTCTTCGTCCCCGGTCGTGAGGACGCCCTGACCCGTACGAATCCTGCGCTCTTCCAAGCCGTGGCTTCGTGGTTCATCGTCGCGTAAGCAACGGACTCAGAGGATTCCGCTTTCCGGAAACGTCCTGGCTTACCACAATCTCAAACGACGTCGAGCTCGAGCAGAACCGCTTGCAGAACAGCCTTGATGTTGCGTTCGAAGACCTCCGGCTCAGGCAGCAGAGATACGGCCAGATAACCGTTTTCGGTCATATCGAAGTAATAGCCGGGTTGACCGGTCAGGTGAAAATCACGGATCAGACGCAGCACCAGCGCGTTCTCGTCGATGACCGAGGGGAAACGCAGCAATACGTTCCAGCCGCCTTCCGCGCGCAGGACCGAGACCAAGCCGGATTCGTCCTCGTCCAGCATGGTGTGCAGACGCTTGAGATTGTCCCGAGTGCGCTTTTGCACACGATCAAGTTGTCCGGGAACCGCAGCAAGCAGTTCCGGCATTCGATCTGAAATGATGTCGCTGAACGGCAGGTAATCGTCGGCGATGATATCGAGCCTGCGTTGCGCCTCGGCAACCAGATCCTTTGGACCGCTGACTTGAATCCATCCGACTTTGGCGTGCGGGGCAGCCAAAAGTTTCGAAAAGCCATCCAGAGCGAACGTCAGCGCACCCTGCTCACCCGCCAGCCGCCGGTTGCCTTCAAACGGTTCCATGTCATAGTCGAAGAACACCTCGTCGGCGATGATGGCGACATCGTGCTCGCTGCAGAGCCGGAGAAGTGCTTCGCGTTCGTCCGGCTTGACATAGGAGCCGGTCGGGTTGTTCGGATTGATCAGGACGATGGCCTGTACGTTTTTGCCTTTCGGACTTTCCAGAAGCTCGCGCAGCCAAGCCACGTCAATGAACCACGACCCGTCGAATTGCAGCTGGTATTCCAGCGTATCCACGTTTTCCAGCCCGCCGATGGATTCGATCAGCGGATAGCCCGGTTTGGGGCCGAGCACGATATCTCCCGGATCGCACATCAGCTTGAACAGCCACGTATAGGCCTCGGATGTGGAGCTCAAAAGATAGAGATCATCGGGGCTGACAGATTCGGATGAATCTTGTTCTTCTGGAGCTTCCTCGAGATTTCTCTTGGTAAGGAATTGAGCGAGTTCCTTCCGCGCCGCCAACGGCCCGCGGGGCTCGGCGGTATAAACGCCTGGCACTTCCGCGGGGGCAAGACCATGCTTCGTCGGATTGGAATCGTTAACGGTATCGAGTGTGATTCCTCGGCTTCTTGCCTCGGCTTCAGCTTTGGCGATGGGATTGAGCTTGGTCGAACCGACCCTTGACGAAAAACGCATGATCTCCATTCACATCCAATAATTTCAATGTCGCAATTCCGCATCAATCCTCGACCACATCTTTGCCTGTCAATGATCGAAAGATCTGGCTGCAGCCACCAGAGACGATTCTACTTCAGGATATTCAGTCAAAACAAAAGTTCCGCCCGGCAACCACCGAACGGAACTTCCAAAAACCAACGATCAGACAAGCTTGGTCGTCGCATAATACGCGGCGCCCACAATGCCCGCCTCGTTGCGCAGCTTGGCCTGCACAATCGGGGTCTTGATATCGATATAGGGCAGGAACTTGTCGGCCATTCGGCTCACCCCGCCGCCGACCACGAAGAGGTCGGGGCTGAAGTATTTCTCAAGCAGGCCGTAATACTTGGTCAGGCGCTTGGCCCACTTCTTGTAGCCTAGGCTCTTCTTGTCGCGCACGGAGGATGCCGCGTACTTCTCGGCGTCGCCCTTGCCCTTCTCCAGCTGGATATGTCCAAGCTCCGTGTTCGGCAGCAGCACGCCATTATAGATGAGCGCGGTTCCGATACCGGTGCCGAGGGTGGTGGCGATAACCAACCCGTCTTCACCCTTGGCCGCACCGTACTGCTGTTCGGCGAGTCCGGCGGCATCCGCATCGTTGACCACGGTGACCGGACGCCCACAAGCCTTGGAGAAGACTTCGGTGACGTCCAGGCCGATCCATGACTTGTCGAGATTGGCCATGAAATCAAGCGGCTTGCCGGGCTTGATCGGTGCGGGGAATGCGATGCCGACCGGAGCCCCTGCCGGAACTTCAAAATGCTCGAGTTCCTGACGAACGATGGCTGCGACAGCATCCGGGGTGGAAACCTCAGGGGTGAGGATCTTCAGGCGTGGCAGAGCGAACTCACCCTTTTCCAAATCCACCGGGGCCGCCTTGATACCAGAACCACCGATATCAACGCCAAAGGCCTGTGCTGTCTCAATCATCGCTAACCCCTCTTGTAACAGGTTGGAAAAAATAATCGTTGACATTGTACCGCACTCGATGGCCAATACGCTTGTATCAGCACCTAAATTGAATATGCAGACGCATAACCTTCCCCGTATCGTTATTTCAGCGGCGGCATCGGTTGCCAATTGGGGTCATGCAAAAGCTTGCGCGAATCGACCCAACCTTTGGCAATGGCCTTGAGGCCGGTCCTGATATGCTCGCGGTCGACGGCCACAAGACGGATGACCTCTTTGAGTGCGGTCAGCAGCGTACCCAAAGCGAACAATGCCGGTCGATAGTCGCCATGAGCCATGAAGTAGCGGGCCATGTAGCCGCGGTTGCGCATGATGTGGTAACGGTTCATGTCGGAGGTCGAATTGAGCTGGCGGACGCCGGCGATGTCCCAGTTGCCGATATCGCGCGTACGCTGGATGATCTTGTCGTTGACCACGATCGGATCGGTTACCTTGCTGGCCAGATAGCCGTAGATCGTGTCGTCCCAGTAGATGAAGAAGCGCGGGTCCGGCAGGCCGATCTTTTCCACGATATTGCGACGGAACAGGCCGCCTTCGAAGCACATCGTATCCATCGTGCGATAGCCGGAAGGGCCGAACGCAGCGGGCGCGATGGGATTGGGGATGCCGAGCGGGACGATGAAATCGTACTGCCAATAGAAATCGCCGCCGTCGTAATCCAGACGCGAACCCTGAATCACGTCGTGGCGAGGCGTCCACTTGGCCAGTTGCCCGATGGCGTTCGGGAGCACGGCCACGTCGTCATCCATCACCCAGAACCAAACGGCCCCGAGTTCATAGGCCTTTTTCACGCCGTTGGAGAAGCCGCCGGAACCGCCGATATTGCCCGCCTGCGGCGCATAGACCACACGCTGGGTGTTGCCGCTTTCATCCGGCTCGGTCTTGCCCCACTGGGCATCGATCGCGTCGGAAAACCGCTGCACCATCACTTTGGTATCGTCGCTGTGTTCGTTGTCGACCACGACCACACGCCAAGGGGCGGCGTTCAGCGCCTTGATGGAATCGAACAGCCGCGCCAAAAGCTTCTGCCTCTTGTATGTCACCACGACGATGGCCAGTTTCTCAATCGGAGATTGCTCTGAAGTGGCGCCTTCCCTGCCTTCGGCACCATCAATATCCACAGTGTTGTTGTTTTCAGTCATATCCCCTATTCTTGCACCCCCACACGATGGCGGCAACAAGACCGGAAAGAACCCCGGGCATTGTCACGATGCATACAGCACGCGTGTGTAATTCATCAATGTGCGCAAAAACGTTTGACTTTTGGGTATGCATACGGGTATAGATAGGAATGCAAGTTTCAGGGAAGGTGAAATTCCTTATTGGCGGTAACGGCACTGTCGATTTCAAAACGACAGCATTGCCGAAGCCCGCGAGCCGCGAAAGCGGTCGATCCGGTGAAAATCCGAGGCCAACGGTGACAGTCCGGATGAAAGAAACGAGGCTCATCATGAGCAATATTTCTGGTACCCAAAATCCGTCCGACCCCTATCAG from Bifidobacterium sp. ESL0800 encodes:
- a CDS encoding pyridoxal phosphate-dependent aminotransferase, coding for MRFSSRVGSTKLNPIAKAEAEARSRGITLDTVNDSNPTKHGLAPAEVPGVYTAEPRGPLAARKELAQFLTKRNLEEAPEEQDSSESVSPDDLYLLSSTSEAYTWLFKLMCDPGDIVLGPKPGYPLIESIGGLENVDTLEYQLQFDGSWFIDVAWLRELLESPKGKNVQAIVLINPNNPTGSYVKPDEREALLRLCSEHDVAIIADEVFFDYDMEPFEGNRRLAGEQGALTFALDGFSKLLAAPHAKVGWIQVSGPKDLVAEAQRRLDIIADDYLPFSDIISDRMPELLAAVPGQLDRVQKRTRDNLKRLHTMLDEDESGLVSVLRAEGGWNVLLRFPSVIDENALVLRLIRDFHLTGQPGYYFDMTENGYLAVSLLPEPEVFERNIKAVLQAVLLELDVV
- a CDS encoding glycosyltransferase family 2 protein, which encodes MTENNNTVDIDGAEGREGATSEQSPIEKLAIVVVTYKRQKLLARLFDSIKALNAAPWRVVVVDNEHSDDTKVMVQRFSDAIDAQWGKTEPDESGNTQRVVYAPQAGNIGGSGGFSNGVKKAYELGAVWFWVMDDDVAVLPNAIGQLAKWTPRHDVIQGSRLDYDGGDFYWQYDFIVPLGIPNPIAPAAFGPSGYRTMDTMCFEGGLFRRNIVEKIGLPDPRFFIYWDDTIYGYLASKVTDPIVVNDKIIQRTRDIGNWDIAGVRQLNSTSDMNRYHIMRNRGYMARYFMAHGDYRPALFALGTLLTALKEVIRLVAVDREHIRTGLKAIAKGWVDSRKLLHDPNWQPMPPLK
- the ppgK gene encoding polyphosphate--glucose phosphotransferase, with the translated sequence MIETAQAFGVDIGGSGIKAAPVDLEKGEFALPRLKILTPEVSTPDAVAAIVRQELEHFEVPAGAPVGIAFPAPIKPGKPLDFMANLDKSWIGLDVTEVFSKACGRPVTVVNDADAAGLAEQQYGAAKGEDGLVIATTLGTGIGTALIYNGVLLPNTELGHIQLEKGKGDAEKYAASSVRDKKSLGYKKWAKRLTKYYGLLEKYFSPDLFVVGGGVSRMADKFLPYIDIKTPIVQAKLRNEAGIVGAAYYATTKLV